The DNA window GGTTTCTCCGGGCAAAGGCACGGAATATGCCGAAAGAATGGGCATCTCTTCCTTTTCGGAAGATGATCGCGGTGCTCTATCCGTGGCCCTGGGTGGGGTAAGCGGGATTTCCGTCATGGATATGTGCCAGGCTTTTGCAACCATAGCCAACGAGGGGGTTAAAAAGCCACTGCACACCGTCTCCCGTATCGAGGACCGAAACGGGGAAATTATCTTTGAACAGAATGCTGCCGGAGAAGCAGTGTTGAGCCCGCAAACAGCTTACATGATAACAAACATACTGGAGGAAACCCACCGCACCACTTTCACCGGTAACCGTCTGTACATTGACCGCCCCGTGGCCGCCAAAACGGGCACCACGAATGATGACCGCGATACCCTGCTGGCTGCCTTTACGCCCAATCTTATTTCATATCTATGGATGGGGTATGACTTCAAGGACATGGGACGGATCAGGGGTGGACATGGGCTTACCACCTCGATCACCAGGGATGTCTTCAGGAAAGCATTCGAGGGTTTGGAAAAAATCAGTTTCGAAAGCAGGCGCCCATCGGGCCTGGTTACCATGGAAATATGCAAATTGTCCGGATTGAAACCAACACAGGTATGCCGTGATGCAAACACCGTGGTCAAGGAAATTTTCACACCGCAGACCGCTCCCAAGGAAACATGCAGTGACCACGTCGAGGTGGAAATATGCCAGGCCTCGGGCCTCCTTAAAGGACCCTACTGCCCGGATGAAGATGTAACAAAGGAATATTTTTATATTGGAAAACATTCGGAAGACAAACCTCCCAAGGAAAAATGCAACGTCCACACCGGGCCATCCGAAAAAGTAACATCGTTTGCGGCCATATGGAATCCCGTTTCCAGATCGGTAACGCTTTCCTGGTCGGTTTCTTCTTCCACGAACATCAAAGAATTCAAAATTTACAGGGGGTCAAGTAGCGAGAAATCCACCTTGCTGGCCACCGTCGATGCCCGGACCCTGCATTACACCGATGCGCGTGATTTGAAAAATGATACGGAATATACTTATTTCCTGTACATGGTGGATAAACAGAACAACCAATCCGAACCTGCCACGGCCAGGGCCAAGGTTCCTTCGGCGGAACTCTCCCTTTCACCTCCCACCCTCTCTCTTCCTGAAAACAGCAAAGAAAAGGAAGTTGCCTTGTCACCCGTGTTGTTGTGGCGAGGATCGCCTGGAGCAACATCTTACACCGTGGAGGTGGCCAGCGATGAGAACTTCAGCAATATTGTCTTCAACGGTACAGTTAAAATAACGATGATAACCGTTACCCCGCCGCTGGAAGAAGGCAAAATATATTGCTGGAGAGTAAAATCAAACGACGAAAACGGATCGAGTCAATGGTCATCTGTCAGATCTTTCAAAACCAAACAGATCTCACCTTCCGAGTTGAGCCTTTACAATCGTTTTGTTATCAAAACTCATTTTCTGGCAATGCCCTGGAAAATTTATCCGCCCTATACCCGGCCCCATCATTTGAGTGTTACCACGGTAACACCGATATCGCCCTCTTCCGGGTAGCCATCGCGGAAACCCCGCACCAGGTGATGTTCCTTTAGAAAAGCTTGCAGCCCCTTTCTGAGTCGGCCTGTACCCCGCCCGTGGACTACAAACACCTGCCTGTAATTGTTGAGAATAGCGTTGTCCAGATATTTTTCAAGTTTCTCCCTGGCTTCCTCGAGGGTAAACCCGTGCAAATCGATACTGTCGCCTACCGTTTCGTATCCCCTGTCAAGCATGTAGCCCGGCAAATTCGAACTTTTTTGCCCCGTTTCATGCTTGCCAGGCTCCATTGGTCTGATGTCCCCGAAAACAGTTTCGATCATCTTGTCTTCTACCCGTACCTGCAAACTCTCTTTCTGCAGGTCCAAATATTCCACTATCCCCTCCCGTTTCAAGCTCTTGATGTAAATTTTATCTCCACAGCGGATCCCGTCCCCTGATATTGTACCGATATCCGAAAGATCGCTTTCGGTGTCGAATACATCCTCCATGGCAGCGTGCAACGACCTTCTTATTTTTTCGGCATCTTTCAATGATCCTGTTTCTTTTTCTGCCCTTGAATCGGAGACAATCCGCTGAAGATCACCGATCAATTCATTGGCCTTCTGCCTGGCTTCTTTTACTATCCTTGCAGCTTCATTCCTGGCTTCTCCGAAAACTTCTTCCTGCATGGCCCTTGTCTTTTCCATTTCTTCTTCCAGCTGTTGGCGTATTGTTTCCGCCTGCCTGCGTTCACCTTCCGCCTGTTCTGCTTCCTGCCTGGAACGCTTCTGCTCGATGTTGAGGTCGTTGATAATCGCCTCTATCTCTTCATGTTCACGGGACAGATAACCTCTGGCCTCATCAATAATGGCCGGGGGCAATCCCAGTTTGCCCGCAACAATCAAGGCATTGCTGCTCCCGGGTACCCCCATCAGCAGGCGGAAAGTTGGCGACAGTGTTTCCACATCAAATTCCAGGGAAGCATTCTGGATACCTTCCTGGAGATGAGCAAACATCTTCAGGTCATTGATATGCGTGGTGGTAACCACCAGGGAACCCTTACGATAGAGGTTGGCCAGTATTGCCCTGGCCAGCGCCGCCCCCTCCGAGGGATCCGTGCCCGCCCCCAGTTCATCGAGCAAGATCAGTGATCGTGGACCTGCTTCCTCCAGTATGGAGATGATATTTTTGAGATGTGCCGAAAAAGTGCTCAGTGACTGTTCAAGGCTTTGTTCATCGCCGATATCGACCCTTATCTTCTCGAACACCCCTATTTCGGTTCCAGCACGTACAGGCAGATGCAGTCCTGATTGAGCCATGGCCACGAACAGCCCGACGGTCTTCAGCGTGACTGTCTTCCCGCCTGTGTTCGGGCCGGTAACGACCATGATACGATTTTCCCCCCCAAGTTTGAAATCAATGGGCACTGCTTTTTCTTTCAGAAGTGGATGTCTGGAACCTCTCAGATCTACAAGTCGTTCCCTTGCAAGCCTTGGCTCGATTCCTTCCATGGAAAAACTCAATTTCCCCTTGGCCATTGCGAAGTCGAGGTAGCCATACAACGCCAGATCATTGCGAAGTGAACCGGCATTGCTGCCTACCAGCATACTCGATTCCTTCAGGATCTTTTCTATCTCCTTCTTCTCCATATTTTTATATTGTTGAAACTTGTTCTGCAATTCCATGGTGGAAATCGGTTCAATGTAAAGGGTCGCCCCACTGGAAGATTGGTCATGGAAAATTCCCTGAAACTGCGCCCTGTACTCCTGTTTGACAGGAAGAACATAACGGTCATTGCGGATCGTGATCAACGGTTCCTGCAGATATCGACGCAAGCCGGGATTTCTTGTACATTCCTCCAATTTGTCCTGTATTCTGCGGCTCAAATCTAGCCGAACATGTCTTATTTCACTCAACAGGGGCGAGGCTGAATCACGGATTTCACCGCCATCATCGACACAGGATTCCAATTTCCGGTACAGGGCGGGACAGCCGTCAATGCGGAAAGAAAATGAAGCGATGGTGGGAGCCATTTCCATGATTTCTTCCCTTTTCAAACGGTTTTGCAGATGACGGCATGATCGTAAGAAAATTTTTACTTTCAACAACTCGGGAGCGGTCAACATACCGTTTTTTTCGGCTTTCCTTGTGGCAAGCCGGATATCGGGCGCAGGCTTTATCTTCAAAAAATCTTTTACCAGGAGGGCGCAAGCTTCCGTTGTCTCCCTGTATTTTTTATTTATCCTGTACAGGTCTGATTCCGGCAGGAGAGTTCGTGCCACTTCATTTCCCATGGCGGTGACAGTCAATGAAGCCAGCATCATCCTGATCTGATCAAATTCGAGCAATCTTATTTCTCTTTCTGTCAGCACTGTCATTTTTACAGGACCCTTCCTTTCCGGAAACGATCTTCATCGCCCACGTAAAGGAAACGCAATTTCTTTTCTGTACCCCTGGTAATGCCTACCCGCCCGGTGGCAACAATTTCCTCCCCGGGAATATTCATGTCCCCATCCACAATATACAACGGGGGCTCCACCAGTGAAATTCCGTTGTGCATACCTTCAATACCCATCGCCTTGCAAAGGTTTCCGGGGCCGTTTGCTATTGAAAGCCGATCTTGCTTTCCCCTTCTTTTTTGCATCAGGAGCAGTCCTTCAAACGGCAGAACGGATCTCACCAGTACCGCCTCGCCGCAGCCTTCTTCCCGGCAGACAGCGTTGAAACAATAATGAATTCCGTAGATCAAATAAACATATGCCCGTCCCGGAGGGCCGAACATCACCGCATTTCTTTTCGTACGGCCCCTGTAAGTATGTGATGCCGGATCATCATGCAGATATGCCTCGGTCTCGACGATAATGCCCGCTGTTACCCCGTCCGGGGAGTCGTGTACCAGGACCTTGCCCAATAATTCCCTGGCTACCGCCACCGTATCCCTGTCGTAAAAATTGATCTTCAGGGGGTTCGCTCCACTCCACGGCATTTACAAACTTCCTCTCCAGAATTTCGCATGGCGTGTATTGAGAATATCATCCCTGCCGGCCATGCCCCTGCGTGCTGTGATAACCCCGTACACCATGTCGTCCATGGCGTTTATCCCGTGTGCATCGGTGTTGATGACAAGCCGGACCCCCCTGGACACCGCTTCCCTGATGTGTTCATCCTTGAGGTCAAGACGATCAGGGGAACTATTTATCTCCAGTGCTGTATTCGTCCTGATGGCATGATCCAGAACCTGTTCAATATCGATCCTGTATGGATCCCTCCTGTTGATCAGCCGGCCGGTAGGATGCCCGATAATATCCACGTAAGGATTTTCCATCGCCGACATTATCCTCCCGGTCAGTTCCTCCCTGCTCTGCTTGAATCCGCTATGGATGGAAGCGATTACCACATCCAATTCTTTCAGAACCTGATCCGGAAAGTCGAGTGTCCCGTCCCCCAGAATGTCAACCTCGATCCCCGTAAAAATATGCAAACCGTTGACTATGCCACGAAGTTCCTCTATGTAAGACACCTGCTCCCGGAGCTTTTCCTCTGTCAAACCGCCGGCTATCTTCAAGGATCGGGAATGATCGGTGATGGCCACATATTCATATCCCTTTCTGATGGCACGCTCGACCAGTTCAGGAATGGTGTTGCGGCCATCGCTCCAGTCACTGTGCAGGTGGAGATCGCCCTTGATATCTTCGATTTCAACCAATGATGGCAACTCCAGCACATCTGCCTCGAACAGGGAATTGTCTTCGCGTAACTCCGGAGGTATGAAAGGCATATCCAGAATGCGATATATCTCCTCTTCGGACCTGATAGCCGGATACCCGTTCCCGGGTGAAAACCCCTTTTCATCCCAATCAAACCCCAGATCACGTGCCCTCTTCTGCAGGTACCGGATGTGCTCTCCGGAACCTGTTTCAAGAACAAGGCGGGCAAAGTACCGCTCTGCCGGAACATATTTGATGGTCACCGGCACATTGTAAATAGAATTTATCTTTATCTTTCCCCCCACCCGTTCCATCTCCCTGAGCAGGGGATATGGCCTCAATACCTCTTCCAACCTTTCCGGGGCAAATTGTCCATCGGTACCCAGCAAAATACCAACTTCACTGACACCCTCGTGCCCCCTCCGCGTCTCGCCCGTGGCCGAAAAGAAAGTAACTCCATCTACCCTCCCGATCCTGGCTTGCAATTCCAGAACCAGGTCCGTGGCCATGTTGAGCAAGATCCTGCTGCCAAATCTCTCTTTCCTTTCCAGGTGATTCAAAATACTTCTTTCCAGAGAAGCTCCCACACGGGGTATCCTCCCGATATCCCCTCTTTCCGCCGCAGCTTCAAGATCGTCAAAGTTTTTCACATCCAGGCTTTCCATCAACAATGATATGTTCCTGGGCCCCAGGCCGGACATGCTGAAGAGAGGCAGAAGTTCGACCGGCGCCTCCGCCTCCAGTTCCGCCAGGTATTTGCTCCCACCATCGATGACGATTTCCTCGATTATCCCGGACAGAGTTTTTCCGATGCCCTTTACTTCCAGTATGCGGCGTTCTGCAACCAGGTCTTCCACCCTTTCCTCGAGATGGGATATCGTTCTGGCTGCCTGTAGAAACGCCTGAACCTTGTACCGGTTTTCTCCTCTTAAAATCAAAAGCTCCGCTATATGCTGTAGATAAGCGGCAACTTCCCTGTTCTTCACGGGTTTAAAACTCCTTGAAAATTATTTGGGGGTCAACGAAAACACTCATGCACCGTCATTTGATGACGACATGATAATGTTCCAGAAAGAAAATCCTTGCTCTCTCGAATAGACCGGGCATGACCTGGTTGATCGCCGTAGCCAATTTCGAACCGGCAACAAGATCCCCCAGGTATTCAAGGGGTAACAGGGAGACGACGGCCAGTACGATGAAGACGAAAAGCAATCCCTTCAAGGCACCGATGCCCATGCCGCCCAACCTGTTCAACGGCCCGATCAGGGGCACCCGGTTGAATGATTTCATTTTCCTGACGATAATACCGATCAGGATCTGCAGGACGATAAACAGCAGGACAAAAGAAACCGCACTGACAATGGTGCTCATCCCCGGAATGAAATCGAAACCGGGAATTCCTTCATCAATCACACCCAGCGAGGAATCCTCGATAAAGGCACCCCCGGAGGAGAGCATATCGGTAAGCAAAATTCCCAGAGGTTTGCTCCCGTACAGTGCCCCCAGGAAAGAAACTGCATATCCGACAACCCCGGCCACCTGTTTCAACAACCCGTCAAGAAGACCGCTGATCAAATACAGACCCATTACCAGAATAATAATATAATCCAGCGTGTTAACCTTGATCATCCCTTTCCAGTTCTTCATCCTGAAAGTAATATTTCGCTTGTTCTATCTGCAGTTGTTGCATGAATTCTTTTTTATCAAATTCATCTTTCAGCCTTAACAATTCATCGGCCAGATTGATTGAACACAGGGTAGCCAACATATGCTTGCTCATATAAGGATTGTTATCAGCCAGTTTTAACATCATTTCGTTGACGTATTCCGCAACCTTCATGAGATGCTCGACCGAAGCGGTGCCTCTTATGGTATACTCGTCACCAACGATCTTTATGGTTACCCTTTTTTTCTCCTCTTGAGCCAAGGTGGGCACACCTGCCTTGAGATAATATTTACAGTATTCGTTAAAACATGAATATATCCTGCAAGCTACAGTAACAGCAATTTCGTTACCTGCCCCTCATTCTCTCGGATAAACGCGGAGTCGCCTCCCCAGCTCTTTCTCGATCCGGGTATGGATCGTGGACACATCTTCATCGGTCAACGTGCGTTCCCTGGATCGGTAAACAATAGAATAGGCCAGGCTGCGATGTCCCGATGGTATGGGATCACCTTCGTAAACATCGAAAAGCACCACGCTCTCCACTATGCCTTCACCGGTTTCCCTTATACAATCTTCCACCTCTCGCGCGGCAACCCCGCCGGGAACAACTACTGCCAGATCGCGCAATGAGGCCGGATACCTGGGCAGTGATTCAAAAGTTTTAAACAATCTGGCCCCGCTGATAAGCGGTTCCAGAAGTATTTCCGCCAACGCCACGTCCTGTTTCAGGCCGAACTTCCGACCGACATCGGGATGAAGTATACCCAGAATGCCCGCTTTTATATCGCCGATCAATATATCCGCCGCCCTTCCGGGTTGCAGAAACGGAAGCTTGCTCTTCACAAAAGAAAATTCCTTCACGCCGAGGCGGTCAAATATTGCTTCGATGGCACCCTTGATAAAAAAGAAATCTATTTCTTCATCGGGCGTATTCCAGCTTTTCTCCGAGATCTTTCCCGTGCCCATGATGGCAAGAACGGGCTCTTCCCCCGGCAGGTCTTTCAAGGGCAATTCATCGGCATTGAAAATCGATCCTATCTCGAAAAATATTGATGATTTTTCCTTGCGGTCACAATTATATTTCAATACCTCCAGAAGCCCGGGGATCAATGTCGTCCTCATCACTCCCTGTTCCTCGGTAATGGGGTTGGATATCCGGATGCAATTTCTCCATGGATCTTCCGCCTCCAGACCCAGCTTGTCAAGGTTATCCGCACTCATGAATGAATAAGTGATCGCTTCATAGAAACCGCATCCCAGCATGGTGTCCTGGATGATATGGATAATTCTGTTTTCCGGGGTCTCCCGCCCGGCCATGAGTTTGCCTTCCGGCATTTCGGCAGGGATATTCTCGTAACCGAAATGTCTGGCTATCTCCTCGACAATGTCTTCCTCGATTTTTACATCTGCCCTTCCAAATGGAACGGTGACCATCCACCGTTTATCGATATCCGGCATCTTTACCGTGAAGCCCAATCCTTCCAGTATGCCGGCCATCCGTTCCGCGGGAATCCCGATACCCAATATATGCTCCACACGTTCAGGCGATACCTCAACAACATCCTGAACGAATGTGCGGGGGTAACAATCGGCAATCCCTCCGGTCACTTTCCCCCCGGCCAACTCCGACATCATGCCCGCGGCCCTGTCAAGGGCGCCCACTATCCTTTCCGGGTTCACGCCTTTTTCGAAACGCAGGGAGGCCTCGGATATCAAACCAAGGTTACGCGCCGTTTTCCGTGTGGTAATGGGGTCAAAATAGGCCGCCTCCAGCAATACATCTTCCGTCTGCAAGGAGATCTCCGTATTTTCTCCGCCCATGACCCCGGCCAGGGCTATGGGTTTATCGCTGTCAGCAATAACCAGTTTGTCCGTATCCAGTTTTCTTTCCACGCCATCGATCGTTATCAGGGATTCGCCCTCTTCTGCCCGGCGCACGATGATTGTACCGTTATCGACCAGTTGATAATCAAATGCGTGCAGTGGCTGCCCGTATTCCCACATCACATAATTGGTGACATCCACAATATTGCTGATCGGCCTGATACCGGCTTTAAGCAATCTAACCTGCAACCACAACGGCGAAGGCCTGATCTTTATATCACGGATCACCCTGGCCGTATATCGCGGGCAGAGAATTTCATCCTTGATTTCCACCGAAACAATATCTTCAATTCTTTCATCGCTTTCGGAAGGACGTTCGGAGGGCATCCTGACACGACCCCCAAGCAATGCCGCCAGTTCGTGGGCAACGCCGATAAGTCCAAGACAGTCCGCCCGGTTGGGGGTAAGATCCAGCACGATTATCCGGTCATCTATCTCCAGATATTCAACCATGTCGGTCCCTGCCGGGACATATTCGTCCATGGTCAGAATCCCATCATCTTCCTGAACCAGATCCAACCCCAGTTCTTCTGCCGAACAGAGCATCCCCTCGGAGACGACTCCCTGGAATTCAATTTCTTCGATACGCCTGCCACCGGGCAGGGTGCTGCCCGGCAGGGCGAGAAAAACCCGCTGGCCTATCTTTACATTTGGCGCGCCGCAGACAATCTGTCGAGAACTATGTTCACCGGCATTGACGGAAAGTATGGTTAAATTATCCTTTCCGGGAAATGCTTTTATATTTTCTATTACCCCAGCAACCACGCCCCTTATCCCCGGATTGAAGTCATCAACGGTCTCTGCCTCCACACCGGCAAGCGTCAGCCTTCTGGCGATCTCCTCGGGGGTAACATTCAGATCATGCAGGTAATCTTTCAGCCACAAATACGGAACTCTCATATCGGCCCTCCTCGTCAGATTCTCTCACCGTTTCGGTAATGCTTGCAACCATCTTGTTCTACAACTGTTTGAGCATACGAAGATCATTGACATAGAATAAACGGATATCATCGATGCCATATTTCAACATGGCGATACGTTCGATACCCATGCCAAATGCAAAACCTGTTACCTCCCGTGGATTGTATCCGGATATTTTCAATACATCGGGATGCACCATTCCCGCGCCGAGCACTTCCAGCCAACCTGATTGGCCACATACCCGGCATCCTTCCCCCCCGCAGATAATACACAGGATATCCACCTCCGCACTCGGCTCCGTGAAGGGGAAAAAACTGGGGCGAAGGCGAATCTGCTGCTCCCGGCCGAACATCTCCCGGGCAAAAGCAAGGAGGACACCTTTCAAATTGGCAAAAGTTATGCCGCGGTCGACGGCCAGACCTTCCACCTGGTGGAACATCGGCGAATGGCTGATATCATCGTCACGCCGGAAAACCTTGCCCGGTGCAATGATCCTGACCGGAATATCCGGCTTCCTTTCTTCCATCACTCTGATCTGTACCGGGGAAGTATGGGTCCGCAGCAATATACTGGAGGTGATAAAAAAAGAATCTTGCATATCTCGTGCCGGGTGGCCCGGAGGGAAATTCAACGCCTCGAAATTGTAATAATCCGATTCCACTTCAGGCCCCTCGGCAACCTGAAAACCCATCGATGTAAAAATATCCTTTACCTCTTCCATGATAACCGTTATCGGATGTTTCTTGCCGTTGTTCATGCGATTTCCCGGCAAGGTGACATCGATCTTCTCCGCTTCCCACCGTTGCTCCCGTTTTATGTTATCGAGTTCCTCGATCTTCTCACCGAACAGCTTTTCCAGCTCACGCCGCAATTCATTGGCCTTTTTCCCGATCAAAGGCCTGACCTCTTCCCGTTGGCCCTTCATGGCCCTGAGAATCGCCGTGATTTCACCTTTCTTCCCCAGATATTTTATCTTCAGTTCCTCGAGAGATTTGATATCCCCCGTTTCCTTTACCGCTTTACGCGCATTGTTTTTGAGTTCTTCGATTTTATCCAGTATAGACAGCTTGACCCCCTCCTGTGAAAATTCCTGTTAAAATAAAAAACCTTCGCTCTCGGGGCGAAAGTTAAACTTGAAAATAATATGACCGCTAACCAATTTTATACCAAGAGGCTTGTCTAAACCGGAGAAACAGATGACACGAACCGGTTTGTTGACCAGCCATATCCCCTAATGAGCAGCAAGCTTTTTGTACATAAGATAGGCAACGATGGAACCGGTTCTTTCAAACAATCTCCAGAACAAGTTAGCGCTTAGCAAAGCTAAGCCACTTCCCTTCGGCTTTTAATACTTGCTTCTGGATTATATCATATCGGAACAGAGAAAAGCAACAGAAAAACAACCTTCCCCTGACGGGATCACACCCACTCTTTTTCAGGATCATGGAAACAACCGTGCAAAACAGCATGTAACACCAGTCCTACCTGCCCTGACCGGCTCTCTGTCTCCATGCTTCATATATTATAATCCCCGCGGCCACCGAAGCGTTGATGGATTCCATTTCCGGAACCAGAGGTATTCTAACCATGCTGTCCACGGGATGTGCCGACCTGGAAATCCCCCTGTTCTCGTTACCGATAACGATCAGCGACGGCCGACAAAAATCTTCCTCGAAATAATACCGTTCCGCGCGGGGATGAGCCCCGATCACGGCAATATCCCGGGCCCTGACCTGCACCCAGAATGCATGGATATCTCCGGTAAAAAGAACCGGTACATGAAACAAGGCGCCTGCCGTCGAACGCAGCATCTTGGGATTGCTCAACCTCACCGTTCCCGGCGTAAGAAATACAGCATCGAGACCCGCCGCTGCAGACGACCTGATCATGGTCCCGAGATTGCCGGGATCCTGGACCGTATCAGCAACCAGGCCCAATAGATTGGGCCTGGCGATAATCTTTTCCAGTTCAAACGTGGGGTAGGAAACAAGAGCCGCCACCCCCTGGGGATTCTCTGTTTGTGCAATCACTTTGAAAATTTTTTTGGATACAGCTATCTTCATGGTATCCGCGGGAAGACTGTGTAGTAATGACGTCAACATTTCGGGGTTGACTATTTCGGGGGCATAAAAGAATTGTTCAACAAACACACCACTGTTGATGGCCTCCCGGATCAGGTGAACACCCTCAAGGGGAAGTTCGGCCGCTTCCTTTGGCCCCTTCCCCTCGACAACCTTCATGAAATTTTTGATCAGTGGATTTCGTGCGCTGGCTATTTGATTCAAAAATATTCTCCCTGTTCCCTGTTCCCGCCCATATCGACAGGGCGGAATGCATCAGAAGGGGTTCATCATGTATTTCCCTGTTATGACAGTTTTTCTTTGGCCAACTTGACCAACTGGTCAAAACCATCTTTATCCCTTACTGCCAGATCAGCCAGCATCTTGCGGTTGATCTCTATACCCGATTTCTTCAATCCATTGATAAATCTGCTATATGACAAACCGTTGCCACGTGCAGCCGCATTGATCCTGGTTATCCACAATTTCCTGAAATCCCTTTTGCGTTGCCGGCGGTCACGATAAGCATAATGCAAGGATTTCATCACTTGCTGGTTGGCCACCCTGTACAGCTTGCTTTTTGAACCGTAATACCCCTTGGCCAACTTCAGTACCTTTTTACGCCTTTTCCGGGCCACGTTTCCTCTCTTGACTCGAGACATAACCATCAAACCTCCTTGATCACAAAACTGTCTGACAATATTTTAATAGGGAAGAAGCTTGTTGAAACGCTTGCGATCAGCCTTGCCAAATGTGGTTGACTGACGCAGGCGGCGTTTCCTCCTCGTTC is part of the Bacillota bacterium genome and encodes:
- a CDS encoding phenylalanine--tRNA ligase subunit beta produces the protein MRVPYLWLKDYLHDLNVTPEEIARRLTLAGVEAETVDDFNPGIRGVVAGVIENIKAFPGKDNLTILSVNAGEHSSRQIVCGAPNVKIGQRVFLALPGSTLPGGRRIEEIEFQGVVSEGMLCSAEELGLDLVQEDDGILTMDEYVPAGTDMVEYLEIDDRIIVLDLTPNRADCLGLIGVAHELAALLGGRVRMPSERPSESDERIEDIVSVEIKDEILCPRYTARVIRDIKIRPSPLWLQVRLLKAGIRPISNIVDVTNYVMWEYGQPLHAFDYQLVDNGTIIVRRAEEGESLITIDGVERKLDTDKLVIADSDKPIALAGVMGGENTEISLQTEDVLLEAAYFDPITTRKTARNLGLISEASLRFEKGVNPERIVGALDRAAGMMSELAGGKVTGGIADCYPRTFVQDVVEVSPERVEHILGIGIPAERMAGILEGLGFTVKMPDIDKRWMVTVPFGRADVKIEEDIVEEIARHFGYENIPAEMPEGKLMAGRETPENRIIHIIQDTMLGCGFYEAITYSFMSADNLDKLGLEAEDPWRNCIRISNPITEEQGVMRTTLIPGLLEVLKYNCDRKEKSSIFFEIGSIFNADELPLKDLPGEEPVLAIMGTGKISEKSWNTPDEEIDFFFIKGAIEAIFDRLGVKEFSFVKSKLPFLQPGRAADILIGDIKAGILGILHPDVGRKFGLKQDVALAEILLEPLISGARLFKTFESLPRYPASLRDLAVVVPGGVAAREVEDCIRETGEGIVESVVLFDVYEGDPIPSGHRSLAYSIVYRSRERTLTDEDVSTIHTRIEKELGRRLRVYPRE
- a CDS encoding RNA methyltransferase; the protein is MNQIASARNPLIKNFMKVVEGKGPKEAAELPLEGVHLIREAINSGVFVEQFFYAPEIVNPEMLTSLLHSLPADTMKIAVSKKIFKVIAQTENPQGVAALVSYPTFELEKIIARPNLLGLVADTVQDPGNLGTMIRSSAAAGLDAVFLTPGTVRLSNPKMLRSTAGALFHVPVLFTGDIHAFWVQVRARDIAVIGAHPRAERYYFEEDFCRPSLIVIGNENRGISRSAHPVDSMVRIPLVPEMESINASVAAGIIIYEAWRQRAGQGR
- a CDS encoding YqzL family protein; protein product: MLSANLFWRLFERTGSIVAYLMYKKLAAH
- the pheS gene encoding phenylalanine--tRNA ligase subunit alpha; this translates as MLDKIEELKNNARKAVKETGDIKSLEELKIKYLGKKGEITAILRAMKGQREEVRPLIGKKANELRRELEKLFGEKIEELDNIKREQRWEAEKIDVTLPGNRMNNGKKHPITVIMEEVKDIFTSMGFQVAEGPEVESDYYNFEALNFPPGHPARDMQDSFFITSSILLRTHTSPVQIRVMEERKPDIPVRIIAPGKVFRRDDDISHSPMFHQVEGLAVDRGITFANLKGVLLAFAREMFGREQQIRLRPSFFPFTEPSAEVDILCIICGGEGCRVCGQSGWLEVLGAGMVHPDVLKISGYNPREVTGFAFGMGIERIAMLKYGIDDIRLFYVNDLRMLKQL
- the rplT gene encoding 50S ribosomal protein L20, translated to MSRVKRGNVARKRRKKVLKLAKGYYGSKSKLYRVANQQVMKSLHYAYRDRRQRKRDFRKLWITRINAAARGNGLSYSRFINGLKKSGIEINRKMLADLAVRDKDGFDQLVKLAKEKLS